A genomic segment from Cyprinus carpio isolate SPL01 chromosome A22, ASM1834038v1, whole genome shotgun sequence encodes:
- the LOC109066232 gene encoding brain-specific angiogenesis inhibitor 1-associated protein 2-like protein 2: MSVVVLCSVECVFSNRNRMSGANSDLLHRSTLSVYNNLMDQFNPGLQKLVTLGNSYIKAFQALALTSEAYFSALAKMGEQALNTLSSRSLGDVLIQISETQRKLTAEVEGVFHWFHIEVLQAMDKNVKLDEEYIEGSRRVYELEVRNQAAALERQLRRGVFRDSLEGSEYMQYLRQSQHEILKEEERRYRFLAEKHCGLTQSLLYLINKTGVSLQLRADGWKEKVSESRSSRPRTPTPSDQEAQLKSSLGSLLQTGDREMDREPLGRVPSRAPSPLPSRSRSSSVGESLGLGGGRSMRTIVSHPASSNPVLLPFARGDMVTVLIPEPRNGWLYGRHDSSLRQGWFPAAYVASTEDFLPLGSSTSHRSHSMNNLLEPTSQSEYSDTQCYSDIHSPVVPMRRASADLRPISPLPEKKAESNNEVKTSQKTYNEIPPPAAPLRRGSADIRPISPLPDRRAESHFESKVEHKNYNELPPPAPPFPNSPLPERKTESTSGRPTTHGQPPEHPLFPRGSNPFATVKLRPTVTNDKSAPRIH, translated from the exons ATGTCCGTTGTAGTTTTGTGTAGCGTTGAGTGTGTATTTTCCAACAGAAACAGAATGTCTGGTGCGAACAGTGACCTTCTTCATAGATCAACCTTGAGTGTTTATAAT AACCTCATGGATCAGTTTAATCCTGGCTTGCAAAAGCTGGTTACTTTAGGAAACAGCTACATCAAGGCTTTTCAAG CTTTGGCTCTGACAAGCGAGGCATACTTCAGCGCTCTTGCTAAGATGGGCGAGCAAGCTCTCAACACGTTATCATCCAGATCACTTG GTGACGTGTTGATTCAGATATCAGAGACCCAGCGGAAGCTCACTGCTGAAGTGGAGGGTGtg TTCCACTGGTTTCACATAGAGGTTCTGCAGGCCATGGACAAGAATGTGAAGCTGGACGAGGAATACATCGAA GGCAGCCGCAGAGTTTATGAATTGGAAGTGAGAAATCAGGCTGCAGCACTGGAGCGACAGCTGAGACGTGGTGTGTTCAGAGACTCACTT gAGGGCAGTGAGTACATGCAGTACCTGAGGCAGAGCCAGCATGAAATTCTCAAAGAGGAAGAAAGGAGATATCGTTTCCTTGCTGAAAAACATTGTGGACTTACACAGTCACTACTATACCTTATCAACAAG ACGGGAGTATCTCTCCAGCTGAGAGCAGATGGTTGGAaagaaaaagtcagtgagagcaGAAGTTCCAGACCTCGAACACCCACTCCATCAGATCAAGAAGCTCAG TTGAAGAGCTCTCTGGGCTCTCTGCTGCAGACTGGAGACCGAGAAATGGACCGTGAGCCTCTGGGCAGAGTGCCCTCTAGAG CCCCGTCTCCTCTCCCAAGTCGTTCCCGCTCCAGCTCTGTGGGCGAATCTTTGGGTCTAGGTGGCGGCCGCTCAATGAGGACCATTGTGTCCCATCCCGCTTCATCCAATCCAGTCCTGCTGCCATTTGCCCGTGGTGACATGGTAACTGTGCTTATACCAGAACCACGCAATGGTTGGCTGTACGGACGCCATGACTCAAGCCTCCG tcaAGGCTGGTTTCCTGCTGCCTATGTGGCATCTACTGAAGACTTTCTACCTTTGGGCTCAAG CACGTCGCACCGAAGCCACAGCATGAACAACCTCCTGGAGccaaccagccaatcagaatattCAGACACCCAGTGCTACAGTGACATCCATTCCCCAGTGGTACCTATGCGTCGCGCATCGGCTGATCTTCGCCCAATCTCTCCCCTCCCTGAAAAGAAGGCGGAGTCTAACAACGAGGTCAAGACCAGCCAGAAAACCTACAATGAGATTCCGCCTCCAGCCGCACCGCTTCGCCGTGGATCAGCTGATATTCGACCAATATCTCCCCTCCCTGACAGGAGGGCAGAGTCTCATTTTGAGAGCAAAGTAGAGCACAAAAATTATAATGAACTCCCGCCTCCGGCTCCGCCCTTTCCAAACTCTCCTCTCCCTGAGCGAAAGACCGAATCAACCTCTGGG AGGCCAACCACTCATGGACAACCACCAGAGCACCCGCTTTTTCCCAG AGGATCAAATCCTTTTGCTACAGTGAAGCTCCGTCCCACAGTCACCAATGACAAATCAGCCCCACGGATCCACTGA
- the LOC109100551 gene encoding parvalbumin-7-like, whose amino-acid sequence MAMKNLLKEDDIKKALDQFKAVDSFDHKKFFDVVGLKALSAENVKLVFKALDVDASGFIEEEELKFVLKGFSADGRDLTDNETKAFLTAADKDGDGKIGIDEFEALVHE is encoded by the exons ATGGCCATGAAAAACCTTTTGAAAGAAGATGATATCAAGAAAGCCCTTGATCAGTTCAAAG CTGTGGACAGCTTCGACCACAAGAAGTTTTTTGACGTGGTGGGACTGAAGGCTCTGTCTGCTGAAAACGTGAAGTTGGTCTTCAAAGCTCTGGACGTGGACGCCAGTGGCTTCATCGAGGAAGAGGAGCTAAA GTTTGTGCTGAAGGGCTTTTCTGCAGATGGCAGAGATCTCACTGATAATGAGACCAAAGCATTCCTCACTGCTGCTGACAAGGATGGAGATGGGAAAATTGGCATAGATG aatttgAAGCTTTGGTGCACGAGTAA